The window acacaaggcacggaccccgtgcagacctccgtgtctgggtccgtgtacactcggtaaatagacttcagttggaaacaagggacacggaccccgtgcctgggtccgtcgtcgggtccgtgtagacactttCAATGGGCACCTCAAGCTGTATagagcacggaccccgtgtgcaggtccgtgtacgggtccgtgtagactcggccgGCTCGAACAATGCTTGAATCACATTCCGTTGGCATCCAAACGTGCTCCCAAACATCACGAACCCTTTGGAACATTGCTCCTTGCACTTAAGCCCTTCTTGATACATCATAGACCCATGCAACGCTCCCATGATCGCATCAAAACTTAGACATGTGCATCATCCTCGATGTATATAAGCACGAAAATTAGGATAATACACATACCTCGCGCAACGTCAGTCAGTGGTCATTGCCATCCTCACCATCTTCGTCATCCTGTGGTGGTTGGAACTCCCGCGGGTGGTAtacgggtggccactgtggaggaggtggaaatggatTGCCAGAAGTTGAAGCcgatggaaattgctgagccaagACCGATGTAAAATCCATCATTTATCCCATAAATGTGTCCTAAACCGAAACGCATCCATTTCTTGGCGTTGAACTCGCATATCTTCTTCCAACTGTGTCAACCTATCTCTCCTATTCCTTTGTTGCAGTTGTGGTTCTTGAGCTTGAGCCTGGGCACATCTCTCTGTAGCACTTCTGTTGAATTCCCTTTCTGCTCGACGTGCCGCAGCGTGTTCACCACTGACTTCCCCAAATGGTTGAATTACCACAATGGCATTCTTAGGCTTTAACAATTCTTCATTCGTTGCCCAAGTCACTCCCGCATTTTGGCATAATGCCGTGATAAGAGAAGGATGGAGAAGTCCACTAggagagttacctcttgcataGTCAAGTATCGAAttctgaagcaattgacctaaatcaattgCTTTCCCTGTCATAATGCAAAAAGTAAGGATAGCCCTCTCCTTGATGATGGTGGTGGTGTGTTCGGTCGGCTTAATCCTAGCAGCAATAAATGAATACCAATCTTTGGCAACAGTTCTCAGATCAGACTTTGCTAGGCTGACATGCACATCATCCCTCATTCTCCACTCTGCTCCCTGTATGcaaattgtttgaagaatactattataatcaacatgctcgttcctgtattcttcatattcatcGTGCATTATTGCAGGGATACCATATAACGTATTAATCATATGTGCATCAAAGGCGACCATTTTTACTCGCACAAACAACGTCAATTGATCATACCTAACCTTGaggttagcataaaattctctcACCAATGAAATGATAGCATCTTGTGGATGCCTGCCAAAATCCTCCCAATGTCGATCAGTAAGCATTATTCCAATTTGGGATCGAGGAAAACTCATATCAAATCCCCTTTCTTTTATAATGCTTTTATTCAGAATTTTTCCATATTGCTCCTCCGCTTTCTCATCCCAGAACCTGCTTGCATCGTAATTCACAGATGAAGATGATGCACCCTTAGATTGTTTTTTTCTTGGAGGCATTGTGTCGAACACCTTTCAATCACCAACTTCTCCTCAATCCAATTCTCAAAATTCAATGATTCTTGCACTCCCCCAAACTTGATACTCACAATATCCACAACTCaacaatatacccaacaatcaatcaacaatatccACAATATCAAGAATGAACTTCACTAAATGTAATTTCCTTCCATAGCAACTAACACGAATAATTTCGATTCTTCAACAAAAATGCCATGAATTTGCTCACCTTGAGTGTGTTGAAATGTTTCTTGAAGAAATAAATCAAAGCTCCATTCAAATCTTGAAGAAATTTTCGAGCCCCCTTTGAACCCTAGGTTTGATGTTGAATTTTTTGGAAAGAAAAGTGATATTTGATGGAATGAGTGAAGCTATTTAGGTTTGGAGTGGTAAATGTGTTGAAAGAATTACAAAATTTGAGTGTGAAAAATGATTTCTTGAGGAAGGATTTCGAAATGGAGGAGGAAATTTTGAAAGGTGTTCTTCAATTATGAAGATTTCTGCCCAATTCTGTATATAAAAcgttcgaccgcgggtgcgcttcggtagagaccgcgagtgcggtgtATGTTCGTATTTGTTTTTAAATTCAGcattgcaagaccgcgggtgcggtgttgcttcggcactTGTAGCGCCGGTGCtataatgcccggaaatttaatcctagtaatcggtaattattgatttataatttgatatgattacgaaaggattaatcgggacacgaaataagattatATTTGAAGGGCAAAATTGTTGGACAGAACTggtggcgcccgagcagtaagaaatgaccgcccgagcgccaaagtccaATAGCAATACGTTTTGGGCAGAggaggtggcgcccgggcggtagtttttgaccgcccgagcgccaaggatgTAGGGCGAGGACAGAACctcccgcgcccgggcggtagatttcaACCGCCCGAGTGCCGAGccagcgcccgagcggtaaattaccaccgcccgagcgccgcccaaAAGATTTGAAAAGTGGACACGTATCATTAACCGAGCACCTTAGAATATATATACGTAAATCCCTCATAATTCAGTGGAAAGAAAggtaagaatcgagaaaaggggtCAGTGGAAGTtcaccgaaaatccttacgccttttgtgagaaatccgtttgtctgaattgtaatccgacttcagtactgaaaTCCTATAGACGTagactacactttgacgtaagttttgctacgttttgacatgctttgaaattatgctattgtcagaattgaataggattcgtatatgatgttcttgacatgttagacatcgtagaatcgaagtcagattgagaaacggactgattatggaatggttatggatttttagggtatattgactggacagatttgaattgtgacaggattacggattgtattaaatatgagttatggattgtaactgttatctgatGATGTAGTATTAACGGGAatactgaaattgtaccgtataccgttgattttgaattaaatctagattgatcagattgttatgatattgactggtatattgatatgggattattgatattgtcaataccagacaggctttgagttcaagACTTGGACTGAGCcaggaaccgacgaaagaaaggtataagtcaatgtggtattgggagatggacttgagtcggtttagacttgggtttccctaaatcacatactttactttattgcatttatatttgcattgattgattgatatacttgttttcttgagttatagattacaggtattagaagagtaatcttatgacagaagtgccgttagtggtgggatcaccacgggcacattgcacgatgtcataagatggtgtattggcggttgtgccaagactgtcactggatgtttggctatcgatgtggataggatggtgtctttttctattactgttaatcagtattgtatcgatgtggatagattagtagctcttctattactgttaatcgatgtcatatcgatgtggatagaattagagttgcttctattactgttaatcggtactatattgatgtggatagaataatagcttcctctattactggtaatcgataccgtatcgatgtgaatagaactggagtcttttctattactgttgatcgataccatatcggcgtggatagaactggagtcttttctattactgctagtcgatatacgcatgccaacttctggaatcgggatccctagactaggattgtgtctagtctgaatgatgtagctacgagtattgtcgacagtttgatattgattatgtttcagactttgttacatatatctgttacctgattacatgctttatattgtttatatgattgcatgtttcgttgatttatactgggattatattctcaccggaattatctggctgttgtcttgtctgtatgtgtacgtgacaacaggtgggacaggatcagggtccaggagatgaagagagagatcgtgattagagtgttGGCAcaggacttggactagagataggattgaacacttgatagtagttgtcaaaccctagtttgaataaatgtgttgtaatacaggttttgtattttatatactgatatgtatatatggtttaatttcactacgttctgcattttaaaaaaaaattagaccctgtttttaattgattaattagtcccaattatgattaagaacttgattagcgtccgggtccccacaggtgcGGTCCTGTAATGTACCGCGGGTGTGATACTGTCTCggcattttcataaaaaaaaattttcttgaccgcgggtgcggtgctgagGAGactgcaggtgcggtcttgtttcgGAAAAAAATgttcttcttcatttttttaGTCCTGAGAATAAAACACGTGAAATTCATTAGttttgggaagatataagcaTACTCTATACTAAAAATGCACAACCAAAAATAATCACGATACAAAACCAAAACAAAACCGAAAACAAAATGCAAAATAGAAACAAAAATTTaggttgcctcccaataagcgcttggtttaacgtcttcaGCCTGACTGTCAATTGTCTGATCAGTTGGGTTCGCTCAGCTTGACACTGTTGATATTCCTGAATTCAGTCCCATAGTACGGCTTAACTCGCTGCCCATTCACCTTGAAGGTTCTTCCATCACTGCATTTTAGCTCAATTGCCCCATGAGGGTACACTGTCTCCACCAAAAATGGACCTGACCAACGCGATttcaacttaccaggaaacaacttcagacgggagttgaacaatagtacttgttgtcctggttttAGCTCCTTTCGTACAATGAGTTTATCATGCCACTTCTTGGTATGTTCTTTGTAAATCTTGGCATTTTCATATGAATAATTTCGGAACTCCTCCATTTCATTTAACTGTAGTTTTCTGCTATCGCCAGATTCTTTCAAATCAAAGTTTAACTTCTTAACTGCCCAAaatgctcgatgctccaattcTAGCGGCAAATGACAGGCTTTACCAAAAACcagcctatagggagacatctcaataggcgtcttgaatgcggtcctataagcccacagtgcatcatccAACTTTATAGCCAAATCCTTCATGTTTGTATTGAcagtcttttctaatatttgtttgatttcccggttggatatttcagcttgtccattcgattgaggatgatatgctaatGTCACTTTGTGCTTCACACTGTATTTAGCCATAAGTGAGTTGAAAGTtttattgcaaaaatgcgtaccttcatcacttatgatggctctcggtgttccaaacctggtgaagatgttcttgtgcacaaacttgactacaacacgagcatcattagtactggtggcaattgcttccacccatttcgacacataatcaacagctaATAAAAcataagattgaccaaaagaagggggaaagggtcccatgaaatctatgccccatacatcaaaaagttccacttccaaaatatttgtcagtggcaattcgtgacgcctagaaatgtttcctaacctttggcacttatcacatgatttcactaaggtatAGCCATCCTTAAATAAAGTAGGCCAGAAAAAAcctgattgcaataccttagctgctgttcgtgttgctccaaaatgtccaccataagGTGATGAATGACATTGTTCCAGAATTGTGTTTGCTTCGTCACCATCAACACATCTCCTAATTacttggtcagcacatctcttatacacacaaggatcatcccataaTAAAAATTTGATATCATGGAAGAACTTCTTTTTCTGATGGTGATTTAGATCTAGAGGAAGAGTACCACAAAACAAGAAGTTAgctatatcagcaaaccaagggagTTTAGAACTTACCTCAAACAGTTGTTCGTCTGGGAACGACTCATTGATAACTCCACCGTCAGTTCTTTCTTCCAGCTCTAGTCGTGACAAGTGATCTGACACCTGGTtttcacaacctttcttgtcttttacttcaaagtcgaattcttgaagtaggagtatccatcgtatcaacctgggcttggcatcctttttggcaaacaagtagcgaagagctgcatggtcagtgaaaacagttATCTGGGTACCTATAagatatgttctgaacttgtcaaatgcaaacaccactgctagcatctctttctcagtagttgtatagttctgttgggctgcattaagtgtacgacttgcatagtagatagccttgaacatcttgtctcgcctctgtcccaatgctgctcccacaacatagtcgctagcatcgcacatgagctcaaatggctccttccaatcaggcactatcataatgggagcagaaatcagtgttttcttgatcctgttaaatgcctgcaaacaatcatcatcaaaaataaatgtcgaatctttctctaacaaattacataaaggtctagtaattttagagaaatctttgatataacgacgatagaacccgacatgtcccaagaaacttctgatccctttcacattcttcggtggtgggagattttcaattgccacaactttagctctgtcaacttctattcctttagctgaaattttatgcccaagcacaataccttctggaaccatgaagtgacatttttcccaattcaaaactaaatttttcgcctgacatctctgcaaaacaagcattagattttgcaaacagtgatcaaaagatgaaccaaacacagagatatcatccataaaaacttccattatttcctcgaccatgtcaaaaaatatggccatcatacacctctgaaaagtagcaggtgcattgcacagaccaaatggcattctactgaaagcaaatgtaccgtaggggaaagtgaaggtagtcttctcctgatcctctggtgctatgacaatctaattgtaacctgaataactatctagaaagcaataataatgataaccacccactctatcaagcatatggtcaataaagggaagagggaagtgatatttcctagtagcatcattcaatttcctgtagtctatgcatactcgccaaccagtcactggacgagttgaaatcaattcattattctcatttctcactacagttattcccccctttttaggcactacttgtactggtgaaacccacgagctatcaaatatagcataaataacaccagtatttaacaattttaatacctcagccctcacaacctctttcattgctggattaagacttctctgatgatcaacatagggTGAATATGACTCTtgcatcaagattttatgcatacaaacagtagggctaatcCCCTTTATATCAGCAAATGTCCATccaaagcagatttaaatttcctcaacactctcaacaatttctctttttcagtacaagtaagaaaagaagagatgattaccggatatgtcgaattttcacctaaaaatgcataacaaaggtgGCCTGGCagttccttcaattcaggaGATGCTTTTGGTACCTCTTTACTTGCATCTTCATGTAGTTCTACATGATGTACATCACTCTTTTCTTTAGGCAATGTATTGAGAGCTAGTATCTCATCTTGCACATCCCAATCACTTTCATCCAGTGCAGACGCCGATTCCAACAAACATCTCTCTAAGGAATCTTTCGTCATCCTACCTGCATCAAaatgagatacacatgaatcaattacatcaataatattacaagtacttacctcatttggttctttgattgtgttgtagatgttgaacatgacttcttctccacctactctcaatgtgagcttgcccttgtgcacatcaatcaaagcttttccgGTGGACAAGAacggccttccaaagataagcggagtctcctgatcttcttccatatctagaatgacaaaatcagcaggaaatataaatttgtctacctttaccagaacatcctccactatcccccgtggatatgtaagtgatctgtccgccagctgcagggtaatagtgctaggcttcacctcgccaagctccagagtcctgtaaatagaaaaaggcattaaattaatactggcacctaaatcacataaagatTTTTTgattctagaaccaccaataacacaaggaatagtaaaactccctggatctttgagtttctgtggtagtttcctttgaAGTATGGCGTTACACTCTTCGGTCAACTTTACTGTCTCAAACTCATGCAACTTCCTCTtttttgacatcacatctttgatgaactttgcatagtttggcattttctctaaagcatcagcaaatggaatgttgatgtgaattttcttgaaaatctccaaaaattttgcaaattgatcatccaatttcttctttttgaacctctgcggatatggaagaattttcttaaataccggaggttgttcaacttcaacttcagctttaGATCCCTCAGTTTCAATTTCTTCAACTGTCATTTCATTTTCATCCTTCTCTTTGGAATTTTTAACCTCAAGttctcttccacttctcaaagttacagctttgcattgctcctttggattcacttcagtattacttgggaattgacctttattttgatctctcaatgcattagccaattgaccaatctgtgtctccaatgatttcattgtggcacccatatttcccatgtgagtttccatgccatcaagacgagattcagtcctagccatccttttactagattcaacaacaaatgtcccaactagatcctcaagtgaaggttttccttccccctttgatgtattgaaacccggtggaggattcaacacattcttattattagcatatgaaaaaatttcatgatttctcagaccaggatgataagtgttagggggagggttacctcgatatcctccatagccaccaaaattcctattgtt is drawn from Primulina eburnea isolate SZY01 chromosome 10, ASM2296580v1, whole genome shotgun sequence and contains these coding sequences:
- the LOC140802792 gene encoding uncharacterized protein, with the protein product MTVEEIETEGSKAEVEVEQPPVFKKILPYPQRFKKKKLDDQFAKFLEIFKKIHINIPFADALEKMPNYAKFIKDVMSKKRKLHEFETVKLTEECNAILQRKLPQKLKDPGSFTIPCVIGGSRIKKSLCDLGASINLMPFSIYRTLELGEVKPSTITLQLADRSLTYPRGIVEDVLVKVDKFIFPADFVILDMEEDQETPLIFGRPFLSTGKALIDVHKGKLTLRVGGEEVMFNIYNTIKEPNEVG